A window of the Hordeum vulgare subsp. vulgare chromosome 5H, MorexV3_pseudomolecules_assembly, whole genome shotgun sequence genome harbors these coding sequences:
- the LOC123395548 gene encoding CASP-like protein 1B2, with amino-acid sequence MDIEHGKKPPAIAAAELCTLKDKLVGLWPVLLRAAAVLATAVAAVVMGLNRQSYTAVVAIVGTRPLTQTFTAKFNHTPAFVYFVIANGVASLYNLVVLLTRRCLVQGRAQHLVVHRMDMVIMVLLATGAATAASMAELGKNGNLHTRWNPICNKFGSFCNRGGVSLVSSFIGVALMLALNLLSSATTSPRAVVAGQ; translated from the exons ATGGACATCGAGCATGGCAAGAAGCCCCCTGCCATCGCCGCTGCGGAGCTGTGCACGCTCAAGGACAAGCTCGTCGGCCTATGGCCGGTCCTGCTGCGGGCGGCGGCGGTCCTGGCGACGGCGGTGGCCGCGGTGGTCATGGGGCTCAACAGGCAGTCCTACACCGCGGTGGTGGCCATTGTGGGCACCAGGCCGCTCACTCAGACCTTCACTGCCAAGTTCAACCACACGCCTGCATTTGT GTACTTTGTCATAGCCAATGGTGTTGCCAGTCTGTATAACCTGGTGGTGCTGCTCACCAGAAGGTGCCTTGTGCAGGGGAGGGCCCAGCATTTGGTAGTGCATAGGATGGACATG GTAATCATGGTTCTATTGGCCACTGGTGCCGCGACAGCGGCTTCGATGGCCGAGTTAGGCAAGAACGGTAACTTGCACACGCGTTGGAACCCGATATGCAACAAATTTGGCTCCTTCTGCAACCGTGGAGGCGTATCCCTCGTGTCCTCGTTTATCGGTGTTGCGCTCATGCTAGCCCTGAACTTGCTCTCATCTGCAACCACCTCTCCCCGTGCCGTCGTCGCAGGCCAATGA
- the LOC123395547 gene encoding protein LOL2-like: MQSQIVCHGCRSVLLYPRGAPSVCCAVCHAVTSAPPPGMEMAQLICVGCRTLLMYTRNATTVRCSCCDTVNLARPAPPVNSIAHVNCGQCQTVLMYPYGASSVKCAICNFITNIGMNTMRPLPATMHAPNGISYSVPSTSAPSTQSQNVTVVVENPMTVDDKGKLVSNVVVGVTTGGKK, translated from the exons ATGCAGAGCCAGATCGTGTGCCATGGGTGCAGGAGCGTTCTACTCTACCCCAGAGGGGCCCCGAGCGTGTGCTGCGCGGTGTGCCACGCCGTCACCAGCGCGCCGCCTCCAG GAATGGAGATGGCTCAGCTTATATGCGTCGGCTGTCGAACTTTATTGATGTATACTCGCAATGCAACTACTGTCAGATGCTCATGCTGTGATACAGTCAACCTTGCCAGACCAGCACCGCCAG TGAATAGTATAGCTCATGTGAACTGTGGCCAGTGCCAGACGGTGTTAATGTATCCATACGGAGCATCTTCTGTCAAGTGTGCTATCTGCAATTTTATTACAAACATTGGA ATGAACACCATGAGACCTTTGCCAGCTACAATGCATGCACCAAACGGAATTTCTTATAGTGTCCCATCGACTTCTGCG CCGTCCACTCAATCGCAGAATGTAACGGTGGTCGTTGAAAACCCAATGACAGTAGATGACAAGGGAAAACTG GTGAGCAACGTCGTAGTCGGGGTTACCACCGGCGGGAAAAAGTAG